GAAGATAAAGCCAAAGAAATGGCACAAAAAGTTATGAATGCAGAATTCACCTTAGAAGATTTAAGAGAACAGATAAGAATGATAAGAAGTATGGGACCATTAGAAAATATATTAAAAATGATACCGGGAATAGGTGCCCAAATAAAAAACCTTAAAGTAGATGAAAAGAAATTTGTGCAGATAGAAGCAATTATAAACTCAATGACACCTGAAGAAAGAATGAAACCTCACATTATAAATGGAAGCAGAAAAAAAAGAATAGCTAAAGGAAGTGGAACAACCATAGTAGATGTAAATAAAGTTTTAAAACAGTATGAAGAGATGAAAAAAATGATGAAAAAATTTAAAAAATCTGGTAAAATGTTTAATCCTTTTGGTAAATTTGGTGGATTTAAATTTTAGAAAAATAGGAGGTTTTTGAAAGTGGTACGTATCAGATTATCCAGAGCAGGTAGAAAAAAGCATCCGGTTTATAGAATGATTGTTGTAGATAGCAGAAAACCAAGAGAAACAAAAGCTATAGAGTATATAGGAACTTATGACCCAATATTAAAAACCGGCAATATAAATGTAGAAAAAGCAAAAGAATGGATAGCAAAAGGAGCTCAACCATCAGAAAGAGCTTTAAAAATACTCAAAAGCTTCGGATTGGAACAATAAACTGAAAAATTCTTGTAGGAGGTTGAAGAGAGATGAGCAAATTGCAAGAAGTAGTAGAGTACATGGCTAAAGCCCTTGTTGACCACCCTGAGAAGGTGGAAGTTAGAGAAATAGAAGGAGAGAAAATAACTGTTGTTGAACTTAAAGTAGCTCCTGAAGACCTTGGAAAAGTTATAGGAAAACAAGGTAGAGTAGCAAGAGCTATGAGAACAATCCTTGGTTCTATATCAAGAAAAATGAACAAAAGAGCAGTATTGGAAATTCTTGAATAATTAAAATAGATGTGGGGGATTCAATCCCTCACATATTCAAACAATCTTCAATATCTAAATCAGTCTCAATAGTTATCTCTCTTCTTTCATTATCTAAGACATTAAAAGAAAATTTTATTTGATTTTTAGTATATTTAGTATAATCTTCTTTTGGCCATTCTATAATAATTAATCCTTTTCCTATAAAATCTGTGATATCAAAATCATCTACTCTGTATAAATCAATATGGTATATATCAAATTGCCTACCTTCATAAATATTCATAATATTAAATGTAGGAGATACTACTTCATAATCATCAATACCAAAATTTTTAGCAATATATTTTGTGAATGTAGTTTTTCCGGCTGCTAAATTTCCTTCTAAAAGAAGGAGTTC
The sequence above is drawn from the Venenivibrio stagnispumantis genome and encodes:
- the rpsP gene encoding 30S ribosomal protein S16, with amino-acid sequence MVRIRLSRAGRKKHPVYRMIVVDSRKPRETKAIEYIGTYDPILKTGNINVEKAKEWIAKGAQPSERALKILKSFGLEQ
- a CDS encoding KH domain-containing protein, which produces MSKLQEVVEYMAKALVDHPEKVEVREIEGEKITVVELKVAPEDLGKVIGKQGRVARAMRTILGSISRKMNKRAVLEILE
- the tsaE gene encoding tRNA (adenosine(37)-N6)-threonylcarbamoyltransferase complex ATPase subunit type 1 TsaE; translated protein: MKKKIIINNLQELEDFANKVVKCLKGDELLLLEGNLAAGKTTFTKYIAKNFGIDDYEVVSPTFNIMNIYEGRQFDIYHIDLYRVDDFDITDFIGKGLIIIEWPKEDYTKYTKNQIKFSFNVLDNERREITIETDLDIEDCLNM